From the genome of Gracilinanus agilis isolate LMUSP501 chromosome 2, AgileGrace, whole genome shotgun sequence, one region includes:
- the LOC123237545 gene encoding protocadherin gamma-C3-like isoform X1, protein MIPAAGRSRRVSTGRVVGVLLLLGAWDSVSTLISYEIPEERAKGFRVGNVVVDLGLDLSSLWERRLFVASGAGRRFFEVNRETGELFVNERLDREELCGTLPSCTVTLELLMEKPLELQRVEVVIQDVNDNDPAFPTNGMKLEISEAVAPGARFPLESAHDPDVGINSLQTYELSANEHFVLSVQTREDGSKYAELVLEEALDREHEGTLQLVLTAFDGGTPARSASLPILITVLDANDNAPQFNHSLYRARVREDATPGTPVVQVHATDLDEGPNGEVIYSFGSHNRARVKDLFSLDLVTGMLTVRGRLDFDDTKLYEIYIQAKDKGPNPEGAHCKVLVEVIDVNDNAPEIVVTSVYSPVPEDAIPGTVVAWLSVTDLDSGDNGLVTCEIPSGLPFSLTSSLKNYFTLTTSASLDREAVPEYNISITARDAGSPPLSAVTTLRVQVSDINDNPPQATKSSYDVYVEENNLAGIAILNLSVWDPDAPNNARLSFSLLERGHQTGLVGRYFALHPENGILSALVPLDYEDQREFELTAHVSDGGNPPLSTNISVNVFVTDLNDNAPQVLYPRPGRSSTQTLPRGSGANYLLTRVVGWDADAGHNAWLSYSLLGTSNQSLFTVGLRTGEVSTTRPVQDVDQAWHKLEILIKDNGEPPLSTTVTLTVSVTEVSPDARVEFPSGSAPQEQNKNLTFYLLLSVILVSVGFAVTVLGVIVFRVYKWKKSRDLYSSSGSSLYRTPGPSLHVDAIRGGGLMPPHLYHQVYLTTDSRRSDLLPKKPCAPSPMGSLQNTLRSCDPAFYRQVLGAESAPPVQQAPPNTDWRFSQAQRPGTSGSQNGDEGGTWPNNQFDTEMLQAMILASANEAADGSSTLGGGAGTMGLSARYGPQFTLQHVPDYRQNVYIPGSTATLANAAGKRDGKAPAGGNGNKKKSGKKEKK, encoded by the exons ATGATCCCAGCTGCCGGGAGGAGCCGCCGGGTCAGCACTGGGAGAGTGGTGGGAGTCCTGCTTCTACTTGGCGCCTGGGACAGCGTTTCCACGCTCATCAGCTATGAGATCCCGGAAGAAAGAGCGAAGGGTTTCCGAGTGGGCAACGTGGTTGTCGATCTGGGCTTGGATCTCAGCAGCCTGTGGGAGCGCAGGCTGTTTGTGGCGTCCGGAGCTGGCAGGAGGTTCTTTGAAGTGAATCGGGAGACCGGAGAATTGTTCGTGAACGAGAGACTGGACCGGGAGGAGCTGTGTGGGACACTCCCGTCCTGCACCGTAACTTTGGAATTGCTCATGGAAAAACCCCTGGAGCTACAGCGGGTGGAGGTGGTGATCCAGGACGTCAACGACAATGACCCAGCTTTCCCTACTAATGGAATGAAACTCGAAATCAGCGAGGCCGTGGCCCCGGGGGCGCGCTTCCCTCTCGAGAGTGCACACGATCCAGATGTGGGAATTAACTCTTTACAAACCTATGAGCTAAGTGCAAATGAACACTTTGTGCTGAGCGTGCAGACCCGGGAAGACGGTAGCAAGTACGCGGAACTGGTGCTAGAGGAAGCCCTAGACCGTGAGCATGAGGGGACCCTTCAGCTAGTGTTGACGGCTTTCGATGGAGGAACACCAGCCCGGTCAGCTAGCCTTCCCATCTTAATCACTGTGCTTGATGCCAACGACAACGCCCCCCAGTTCAATCATTCTCTGTATCGGGCGCGTGTGCGGGAAGATGCTACCCCCGGCACTCCAGTGGTACAAGTTCATGCAACAGATTTGGATGAGGGACCAAATGGGGAAGTCATCTACTCCTTCGGCAGCCACAATAGAGCCCGAGTGAAGGACCTTTTCTCACTGGACTTGGTGACCGGAATGCTGACAGTGCGAGGGCGGCTGGACTTCGATGACACGAAGCTCTATGAAATTTACATCCAGGCGAAAGATAAGGGCCCCAACCCTGAAGGGGCCCATTGCAAAGTGTTGGTTGAAGTCATAGATGTGAATGACAATGCTCCAGAGATCGTTGTCACCTCCGTGTACAGCCCCGTCCCTGAGGACGCCATCCCAGGGACAGTGGTCGCCTGGCTCAGTGTGACTGATTTGGACTCGGGGGATAATGGCCTGGTGACTTGCGAGATTCCATCTGGCCTTCCCTTCAGCCTTACTTCTTCCCTAAAAAACTACTTTACTTTGACAACCAGTGCCTCCCTGGACCGGGAAGCTGTTCCAGAGTACAACATCAGTATCACAGCCCGAGATGCAGGGTCCCCGCCTCTCTCAGCAGTCACTACTCTTAGAGTTCAAGTGTCTGACATTAATGATAATCCTCCACAAGCAACAAAGTCCTCCTATGATGTCTACGTGGAGGAGAACAACCTTGCAGGAATTGCAATTCTGAACCTTAGTGTCTGGGACCCTGACGCCCCCAACAATGCCCGTCTATCCTTCTCACTCCTAGAACGAGGTCACCAAACTGGGCTGGTGGGCAGATACTTCGCCTTGCACCCGGAAAACGGCATCCTGTCCGCCCTCGTGCCTCTGGACTACGAGGATCAGCGTGAGTTTGAGCTGACCGCCCATGTCAGCGATGGGGGCAACCCACCCTTGTCAACCAACATTAGCGTGAACGTGTTTGTCACTGATCTCAATGACAATGCCCCTCAGGTGCTTTACCCGAGGCCTGGACGAAGCTCTACCCAGACGCTGCCCAGAGGCAGTGGTGCTAATTACTTGCTTACTCGTGTGGTAGGCTGGGACGCTGATGCAGGCCATAATGCTTGGCTTTCCTATAGCCTCCTAGGAACTTCAAACCAGAGCCTCTTCACTGTAGGGCTCAGAACTGGAGAAGTCAGCACCACTCGACCAGTACAAGATGTTGACCAAGCATGGCATAAGCTTGAGATCCTGATTAAAGACAATGGAGAACCCCCTCTTTCCACCACGGTGACTCTAACAGTGTCAGTGACAGAGGTGTCTCCAGATGCCCGAGTCGAGTTCCCATCTGGTTCGGCTCCTCAGGAGCAAAATAAAAATCTCACATTCTACCTGCTTTTGTCTGTGATCTTGGTCTCCGTGGGATTCGCAGTCACGGTGCTAGGAGTGATTGTATTTCGagtttacaaatggaaaaaatcaaGGGACCTATACAGTTCCTCCGGGAGTTCATTGTACCGAACGCCTGGGCCTTCCCTGCACGTGGATGCTATTCGAGGAGGAGGCCTGATGCCCCCCCACCTGTACCACCAGGTATACCTCACTACAGACTCTCGGCGCAGCGACTTGCTGCCAAAGAAGCCCTGTGCTCCAAGTCCTATGGGAAGTCTCCAGAACACGCTAAGGAGCTGTGATCCGGCCTTTTATAGGCAAGTGTTAGGTGCTGAGAGCGCCCCTCCTGTCCAG CAAGCTCCGCCCAACACGGACTGGCGTTTCTCTCAGGCCCAGAGACCAGGCACCAGTGG CTCCCAGAATGGTGATGAAGGAGGCACCTGGCCCAACAATCAGTTTGACACAGAGATGCTTCAGGCGATGATCCTGGCTTCTGCCAATG
- the PCDHGC4 gene encoding protocadherin gamma-C4 — MRHGVKIWAGIRPGACLLFFCQLGYISGQIRYPVPEESKEGTFVGNIAQDFLLDAESLSARRLQVAGEANQRYFRVDLDSGALLVKDPIDREALCGLSASCVVPLEFVTEGPLEMYRAEVEIVDVNDHSPRFPRQQLDLEIGEAAPPGQRFPLEKAQDADVGSNSISSYRLSPNDYFALDVKKRSDGSLVPELLLEKPLDREKQSDYRLVLTAVDGGSPPRSGTAELKVSVLDVNDNAPAFEQSSYRISVLESAPAGTLLVQLNATDPDQGSSGNITFSFSNHTPERVRALFGLHSITGQLTLRGPLDFETDNYYEFDVRARDGGTPAMEQHCSLRVDVLDVNDNAPQITLTSELGTLRESAEPGTVVALISVQDPDSGPNGDVSLRIPEHLPFALKSAFKNQFSLVTAAALDREVESKYEIPVTASDAGSPPLSTRRTIFLNVSDVNDNPPSFIQRSHEVFVQENNRPGDLLCSLAASDPDSGLNALISYSLLEPRGRDVLASSFISLNPQTGAVHATRSFDYEQTQTLQFEVQARDRGDPPLSSTVTVRLFVLDLNDNAPAVLRPRARPGSLCPQALPPSVGAGHLVTKVTAVDLDSGYNAWVSYQLLEAPDPSLFAVSRYAGEIRTAVPIPADLPPQKLVIVVKDNGSPPLSTSVTLLVSLEEDSHPALPDLREHSAKPQGESRLTLYLAVSLVAICFVSFGSFVALLSKCLRGTACGLRCLGGTCSCLSRSRRREGLPPSNGILRIQLGSEDPIKFVDVGGHSHGCTPLASAPSRSDSFMMVKSPSAPLAGEPVRPSCPPSDLLYGLEVRPTAMLPLDQAAPLGWPGPTHGASRQSSEDLTPNARANADESSFSEHQQWGRPCALDDFTTYPLSFVALALGSELNQYRRAGDKVEMDLSVVSLLQKGVQRQGGEEGDGVGGAVIQIFDWGPSSGLSWETQVSSSVQRQVLYLVQAKLSKRLKSRTKPLKRNNEEFCNQFSFQTRGFPASTI; from the exons ATGCGCCACGGGGTTAAGATCTGGGCTGGAATCCGGCCGGGGGCTTGCCTTTTGTTCTTTTGCCAGCTAGGTTACATTTCCGGGCAGATCCGCTACCCAGTCCCCGAGGAATCGAAGGAGGGGACCTTTGTGGGGAATATTGCCCAGGATTTCCTGCTGGATGCCGAAAGCCTGTCGGCTCGTCGGTTGCAGGTCGCTGGCGAGGCGAACCAGAGGTACTTCCGCGTGGATCTGGACAGCGGAGCCCTGCTTGTCAAGGATCCCATCGATCGAGAGGCTCTGTGCGGGCTCAGTGCCAGCTGCGTTGTGCCGCTGGAGTTTGTGACTGAGGGGCCCTTGGAGATGTACCGGGCAGAGGTGGAGATCGTGGATGTGAATGACCATTCTCCTCGATTCCCTAGGCAGCAGCTAGACCTGGAGATTGGGGAGGCGGCACCCCCCGGGCAGCGTTTCCCCCTAGAGAAGGCTCAGGACGCAGACGTGGGGAGTAACTCCATCAGCAGCTACAGGCTGAGTCCCAATGACTACTTCGCCCTAGACGTGAAGAAGCGCAGTGACGGCAGTCTCGTCCCAGAGCTGCTGCTGGAAAAACCTTTGGACAGGGAGAAGCAATCGGACTACCGTCTGGTGCTGACTGCCGTCGATGGGGGCAGCCCTCCAAGGTCAGGCACCGCAGAACTCAAGGTATCTGTATTGGACGTAAATGACAACGCCCCAGCTTTCGAGCAGTCTTCTTACAGAATCAGTGTGCTTGAGAGTGCACCAGCGGGCACTTTACTCGTCCAGCTCAACGCCACTGACCCCGACCAGGGTTCCAGCGGGAACATCACTTTTTCCTTCAGCAATCATACCCCAGAACGAGTACGGGCTCTCTTTGGCCTGCACTCTATCACGGGGCAACTCACACTCCGGGGTCCCCTAGATTTTGAGACTGACAACTACTACGAATTTGACGTGAGGGCTAGGGATGGGGGGACGCCAGCCATGGAGCAGCACTGCAGTCTCCGCGTGGATGTATTGGACGTGAATGACAACGCCCCACAGATCACGCTGACCTCGGAACTGGGTACCCTTCGCGAGAGTGCTGAACCTGGCACTGTGGTGGCACTCATTAGCGTACAAGACCCAGATTCTGGGCCTAATGGTGATGTGAGCCTCCGTATCCCAGAACACCTGCCCTTTGCTCTCAAGTCAGCCTTCAAGAACCAATTCTCCCTGGTGACTGCTGCTGCCCTGGATCGAGAGGTGGAATCCAAATATGAGATTCCAGTTACTGCCTCTGATGCGGGCTCTCCGCCTCTGAGCACACGCAGGACGATTTTCCTTAATGTTTCCGACGTGAATGATAACCCACCTTCATTCATTCAGAGATCCCATGAGGTCTTCGTCCAGGAGAACAATCGCCCTGGGGATCTGCTGTGCTCTCTGGCAGCCTCGGATCCAGATTCGGGTTTGAATGCGCTCATCTCTTATTCCCTTCTGGAGCCCAGAGGTCGGGATGTCTTGGCTTCCTCCTTCATCTCCCTCAATCCTCAGACCGGAGCAGTTCACGCCACCAGGTCCTTCGACTACGAGCAAACTCAGACGCTGCAGTTCGAAGTACAGGCCCGAGATCGGGGCGACCCACCTCTCAGCAGCACGGTGACAGTTCGCCTCTTCGTGCTAGATCTCAATGACAATGCCCCTGCGGTGCTCCGTCCCAGGGCTAGGCCAGGCTCTCTGTGCCCACAGGCACTACCCCCATCAGTGGGAGCTGGCCATCTTGTAACCAAGGTGACTGCggtggacttggattcaggataTAATGCCTGGGTCTCCTATCAACTTCTCGAGGCCCCGGATCCTAGCCTATTTGCTGTGTCTCGCTATGCAGGCGAGATTCGGACAGCAGTCCCAATCCCAGCTGACCTTCCGCCCCAGAAGCTGGTTATAGTAGTGAAGGACAATGGGAGTCCTCCACTCTCCACCTCCGTGACACTGCTGGTATCTCTGGAGGAAGATTCacacccagctcttcctgacctCCGGGAGCACTCAGCGAAGCCCCAAGGAGAGTCTCGCTTGACCCTCTACCTTGCAGTATCCCTGGTAGCGATCTGCTTTGTCTCTTTCGGCTCTTTCGTGGCACTGCTCTCCAAGTGCCTGCGAGGTACAGCTTGCGGCCTGCGATGCCTTGGCGGGACCTGCTCCTGTCTCAGTCGGTCCCGAAGGAGGGAGGGGCTCCCACCTTCCAATGGCATCCTCCGAATCCAGTTGGGTTCGGAAGATCCCATCAAATTTGTGGACGTGGGCGGTCACTCTCATGGTTGCACACCCTTGGCTTCAGCACCCTCTCGGAGCGATAGCTTCATGATGGTGAAATCACCGAGTGCACCTCTGGCAGGGGAGCCTGTCCGCCCAAGCTGCCCGCCTTCCGATCTGCTCTACGGACTGGAGGTGAGACCCACAGCCATGCTGCCCCTGGATCAGGCAGCGCCTTTGGGCTGGCCTGGCCCCACGCATGGGGCTTCGAGGCAGTCCAGCGAGGATCTGACCCCCAACGCCAGGGCCAATGCTGATGAGTCATCATTTTCAGAACACCAGCAGTGGGGTAGGCCCTGTGCTTTAGATGATTTTACAACATATCCATTGAGTTTTGTGGCGTTAGCACTGGGGAGTGAGCTGAACCAATATCGGAGAGCAGGAGATAAAG tGGAGATGGACCTTTCTGTGGTTTCTTTGCTCCAAAAAGGTGTGCAGAGACAAGGTGGTGAGGAGGGTGATGGGGTTGGGGGGGCAGTGATCCAGATCTTTGACTGGGG CCCCAGCAGCGGGCTCAGCTGGGAGACCCAGGTTTCGTCTTCCGTACAAAGGCAAGTTTTGTATCTGGTTCAGGCGAAGCTGTCGAAGCGCCTGAAATCCCGCACGAAGCCTCTGAAGCGGAACAATGAGGAGTTTTGTAACCAGTTCAGCTTCCAAACCCGCGGCTTCCCAGCGAGCACCATCTGA
- the LOC123237545 gene encoding protocadherin gamma-C5-like isoform X2 has translation MGPQVPPQLAWKWQVLYMLSLSGWGWVSGQLRYSVVEESELGTLVGNVALDLGLKVTDMESRRLRLGSEESRRYFALDLASGALVVNQKIDRESLCGASTGCLLPVQVVTEHPLELFRVEVEILDLNDNSPGFSTPEREVRISESAAPGARFPLDSAQDPDVGTNTVSSYMLSPSLHFSLDVKTLKDGRLFPELVLERPLDREEQAEHQLVLTAVDGGTPALSGTARISITVLDINDNAPAFEPSLLRVTVPENTPQGKLLVRLNATDADSGPNGELEYSFGDHTSEVARGLFSLDSRSGEIRVLGPVDFEESSFYELHVRARDQGQPSMEGHSVVQIEVEDANDNAPEVLLTSLVNPVPEDTPVGTVVGLFNVRDRDSGVNRGMTLEISPNLPFQIKPFENHYSLLTSERLDREATAHYTVELLARDTGSPPLQTSLTILLNISDVNDNAPSFSQQIYSAYISENRPPGSLLCTVAASDPDAGDNARLSYSILGSQIQGAPASSFIYINPEDGRVFAQRTFDYELLQVLQITVGVRDAGYPALRANATLHVFVQDQNDNSPTVLHPRPGREIASPQRLRRSAPPGSLVTKVTAVDADSGHNAWLSYSLLPQSTTPGLFQVSAHSGEVRTARALQEEDLDTQLVVVLVKDNGEPALSSTATVLLALQDEEAEELPQSSDFLLHPQERSDLTLYLIVALAAVSLLSLVSFTFLSAKCLRRGADGEGCCRRRDSPSRDFYKQSSPNVQLSSDGTLKYMEVTLRPAQSQSHCYRTCFSPASDGSDFTFLRPLSAPQPSALALEPDACLSRSNTLREPSQQAPPNTDWRFSQAQRPGTSGSQNGDEGGTWPNNQFDTEMLQAMILASANEAADGSSTLGGGAGTMGLSARYGPQFTLQHVPDYRQNVYIPGSTATLANAAGKRDGKAPAGGNGNKKKSGKKEKK, from the exons ATGGGGCCCCAGGTGCCCCCGCAGCTGGCTTGGAAATGGCAAGTACTGTACATGTTGTCCTTGTCCGGCTGGGGCTGGGTGTCTGGGCAACTCCGATACTCGGTGGTGGAGGAATCCGAGCTGGGGACCTTGGTGGGAAATGTGGCTCTGGATCTGGGCTTAAAGGTAACAGATATGGAGAGCCGCCGGTTGCGATTGGGCTCGGAGGAGAGCCGCCGCTATTTTGCCCTGGATCTGGCCAGCGGCGCCCTGGTGGTCAACCAGAAGATCGACCGTGAGAGCCTGTGTGGAGCCAGCACCGGTTGTCTGCTGCCAGTGCAGGTGGTTACTGAGCATCCCCTAGAGCTGTTCCGTGTGGAGGTGGAAATCCTAGACCTCAATGACAACTCCCCCGGCTTCAGCACCCCAGAACGAGAGGTGCGAATCTCAGAATCAGCCGCTCCAGGTGCGAGATTTCCTCTGGACAGCGCCCAAGATCCTGATGTGGGCACCAACACTGTGAGCTCTTACATGCTCAGCCCTAGTCTCCATTTCTCCCTGGATGTGAAGACCCTGAAAGACGGGAGGTTGTTCCCCGAACTGGTCCTGGAGCGACCTCTGGACCGAGAAGAGCAAGCAGAACACCAGCTGGTACTCACTGCTGTGGATGGGGGCACCCCGGCCCTTTCGGGCACTGCTCGAATTTCCATCACTGTGTTGGACATCAATGACAATGCGCCCGCCTTTGAGCCCTCTCTGCTAAGAGTGACTGTCCCTGAAAACACGCCTCAGGGTAAGCTCCTAGTTCGGCTCAACGCCACCGATGCTGACTCCGGCCCCAATGGCGAGCTGGAGTATTCTTTTGGGGACCACACATCAGAGGTGGCTCGGGGGCTCTTCAGTCTGGATTCTCGAAGTGGTGAGATCCGTGTACTGGGCCCCGTGGACTTCGAGGAATCGAGTTTCTATGAGCTCCACGTGCGAGCCCGGGACCAGGGCCAGCCCTCCATGGAGGGTCACAGCGTCGTGCAGATTGAGGTAGAAGATGCCAACGACAATGCACCTGAGGTACTGCTTACCTCTTTGGTAAACCCAGTGCCCGAGGATACACCTGTGGGCACCGTGGTGGGACTGTTCAATGTGAGGGACCGAGATTCAGGCGTGAACCGAGGGATGACCCTGGAAATCTCTCCTAATCTGCCCTTCCAGATCAAGCCTTTTGAAAACCACTACTCACTACTGACCAGCGAGAGGCTGGACAGAGAGGCCACGGCTCACTACACCGTCGAGCTGCTGGCCCGGGACACCGGCTCGCCTCCTCTGCAAACCAGCCTAACCATCCTACTCAACATCTCCGATGTCAATGACAACGCGCCTAGCTTTTCGCAGCAGATCTACAGCGCCTACATCTCCGAGAACCGGCCTCCGGGTTCCCTGCTCTGCACAGTGGCCGCCTCAGACCCCGACGCCGGAGACAACGCACGCCTCAGCTATTCCATCTTAGGGAGTCAGATCCAGGGCGCCCCGGCCTCCTCCTTCATCTACATTAATCCCGAAGATGGACGAGTATTTGCCCAGCGTACTTTTGACTATGAGCTACTTCAGGTGCTCCAGATCACCGTGGGGGTGAGGGATGCGGGCTACCCGGCCCTGCGTGCCAATGCCACTCTGCACGTGTTTGTCCAGGATCAGAACGACAATTCCCCGACGGTGTTGCATCCTCGTCCGGGCCGAGAGATAGCCTCCCCGCAGAGACTACGGCGCTCCGCTCCCCCAGGTTCTCTGGTCACCAAGGTTACAGCGGTGGACGCAGACTCAGGCCACAACGCCTGGCTCTCCTACTCGCTGTTGCCTCAGTCCACAACCCCAGGCCTTTTTCAGGTGTCGGCTCACAGCGGGGAGGTCCGCACAGCCCGTGCCCTGCAGGAGGAAGACTTGGATACACAGTTGGTGGTGGTCTTGGTGAAGGACAATGGCGAACCGGCGCTTTCCTCCACTGCCACGGTGCTCCTGGCCCTGCAGGACGAGGAAGCCGAGGAACTGCCCCAGTCCAGCGACTTCCTCCTGCACCCCCAAGAGCGCTCCGATCTCACCCTCTATCTTATTGTAGCACTGGCGGCTGTCAGCCTCCTCTCTCTGGTCTCTTTCACCTTTCTGTCAGCTAAGTGCCTGAGGAGGGGGGCGGATGGGGAAGGTTGTTGCAGGCGCCGTGACTCGCCCTCCCGGGATTTCTATAAGCAGTCTAGTCCTAATGTGCAACTGAGCTCAGATGGTACTCTGAAGTACATGGAGGTAACTCTGCGGCCCGCACAGTCACAGAGCCATTGCTACAGGACTTGCTTCTCTCCGGCCTCAGACGGAAGTGATTTCACCTTCCTAAGGCCGCTCAGTGCCCCACAGCCTTCGGCTTTGGCCTTGGAGCCTGATGCTTGCCTGTCTCGGTCCAATACACTGAGGGAGCCGAGCCAG CAAGCTCCGCCCAACACGGACTGGCGTTTCTCTCAGGCCCAGAGACCAGGCACCAGTGG CTCCCAGAATGGTGATGAAGGAGGCACCTGGCCCAACAATCAGTTTGACACAGAGATGCTTCAGGCGATGATCCTGGCTTCTGCCAATG